The genomic segment CTAAATTCACCTCACTATCTGCTTCTAAATCAGAATTCGGGGCTAGGAATCCTTCAAGATGATTTATTGAGGCTAAACCTTCGCTTCGAAGACTCCAAGTGGGAGTTTTGTTTTGAACCGAAAGCTCCCAACCCTTAGTGGTTAAGTTCCAAAGATTGATTTGAGAGAAATGACTCTCTTTGTTTTTTTCTTTTAAATGAGAATCAAAAAAATCTAACTGGGTGCGTTGTGCTCCCTCCCACCATTGAAGATGAGTAGCAGGACCAATTAGTAATTTGGGATTGCCTCCAGCCTTTTTAGCTTTCTCAAAAATATCTAAAATTCCTTTCAAATGAGGATCCCACCAACCCCCAATTAGAAGCAAGGGTTTTTTTAACCAGCTACTTAATGGCTTATGAGTTTTCCATTGAGGAGTTTTGCTTGACGAAAGATTTAGCCATTTATGTGCCATCCCTTCTGGGTCATACTTTTCAAGTAAATCATGACCGTTATATAAATATTTTTTCGATTCAAGATTTTCACGGATTTCATGCCAACCTTTCCAATTCTTCTCTCTTTGTGCTTTTTGGGCGGCTAATTGCAAACCCCATCCAATTCCCAAGTGCCACCAAAACGCTCCTCCTTCACAACTCCAATGTTCATCCTCCGAAAGGCCTGTCATTGCAGGAATAATGCAATCAGGTGGGGGAGTACCTTCCTCCGCAATGAGCTGTGTTAATCCTTGATATGAAAAACCGTATGTGCCTAGTAGACCATTGCATTCAGGCAAGGATCGGACCCAATTATGAGTTTGACTAGTGTCTGAAGCTTCTTGATTGAAACCTGAAAATTCCCCTCCAGACCCACCTTGACCACGAACATCTTGTATGACAACTAGATAGCCCTTGCTAGCCCACCAAGATGGATGGGCATAAGTAATTGTAGAAGCAATTTCTCTTCCATATGGTTGGCGCATAAGTAAGACTGGCCATGGTCCATTCCCCTGAGGCGACCAGATTCGAGATTTGAGTACTGTTCCGTCTCTAAGTTGTAAGTCTTCGTCTCTGTATCTTATTGAATTCATTATCTCTTTAAAAAGTTTCTGGGCAATAAAGACCTCTTACGTACATAGAAAGGATCTCAGCATCTCCTTCGCTTATATTTTTTTGAATTGAGATTTTTTGAATAGATTTTTGTGAACCGGCTGAAATGTTTTCTTTATTTAGTTTTCTAAAGCTTTCACAAATAGACTTCGCTTCATCAGGATTCCTTTTTACACCTTCAAGAAGTCTTGATTGAGCGATTACACCTTGATTGATTCCAAATGATGCAAATATTAAAGTGATTAGTAAACCATTCATTTCAATTAGTTTACCAAGTTTCTATTGGATTAATTATATTCTATTACCTAATGGCACTTGGGTACATTAAATAAATTTTTTTTTGCTTTCTCTATTAAAAAATGAGCTTTTTTTAGATCTATTATTGGAATTCTTCCTGTTCGTAGAGTTCTTTCAAAGCGCCCAGTCTTTTGAACTAGCTCTTGAGGCGTAAGTCGTGAAATGGCCTTATTAGAAATTAACCCTGAGTGCATCAATAAGGCAGCTTCGCTAAGTTGAATATCTAAAGTACATATAAAATATGCTATGCATTTAAGTCTTTTTAGATTGCGAACACTTCCCAAGCTTCCATAGATTAGATTATTTATTTCTTCATCACTAATAGATAATAAAGAATCCCATGTTTTTATATTATTTGATATGAGTATTTTTTCTTCTTGATAAAAGCTTTTAGGAAGATCTTTCAAAAATGACTTATTACTCATCAGTCTCTAATAAGGAAATTTCTTCAATATCAGCATCATTTGAGAAATTTTCACTTGCAGAATAATTCCTGTCTGGTAATTCTATTATCTTTGATTCTTTTAAATCATTTATTAATTCACCTAGAATAATTGGTTTACTTGTTCCATCACCAGCGGATTCTATTTTTCTGAGCCTGACTTTGACCTGAGCGCCATTTCTTCCTCCCCCTTTCAAATTTCCGGCTATTTGTAACAATGTTGGTTTTATTGCTTCTTTAGGGAAATCATTAGATGCTTGTGCAACAACTAAATCAAATCCATTGTCGTAAACAATAGGAGCATATTTGTAGCCCTCAACATTAAAGGGAGGAGTATAGCTTTGCTCAAAGGCCCAGCAACTAGCAGATAATAAAAGTGTGAAAATTGTTGTCCCAGTTAGTCGGAATTTAATTCCCCAGTTAAATAAATAAGCCAAAATAGTCAATACGCCCAGTCCTGCCCCCACCCAGGCTAGCCATTTTGTAACATCTTGGATAACTTCAATCATAGACATAGGCTGGTTTCTCCTGAATTGATTCTTTATAGTTTGTTAGCTCCCCCAAGTTTGAGAATAATGTTTCATGGGAGATGAGTGGAGCTCTAAAAGATTAAAGCGTTGGGGACTTGCTGGAACCTTTGCTGCGTTGGGTGGTGTTTTGATTTGGAGTGGCGCAGATCTACTAGTAGATAGAACTATAAGCCGTTTTTCTCCACAAATAGAAAAAACATTATCTAATTCATTAGGTCATCCTTTAAAAATAGGTTCATACAGGGGGCTCAGACCATGGGGAGTTGAGTTAGGGCCAACAAGGCTCCTTCCAGGGATTAAAGATTCTTCTTCAGTTAATATTTCAAATTTAACAATTAAATTTGCTCCTTTTGCGAGTTTATTGAATTGGAAACCAGTAGCAATATTTAATCCAAAAGGAACAGAAATTATATTAAACAAAAATGATACTGGTTCATTTTGGGTTGTTCCCCAGAAAGATAATCCTAAACAAATCAATCTTCAACTAAAATTTAATTTAAAAGAACCAACCAAAATTGTATTTAATGCTGGGGATACGACATTATTAGCAAAAGGTAATCTATCTCTAAATCTTGGTGAGAAAAAAATTTTTGGTGCGATTAATCTAGAGTCCAAAGAACAAGGAAGCCTCTATCTTTCAGGAAAGGGTTATTGGGATGGAATCGAATTTCAAACTAAAGTAAAAATCAATAAACTTAGTCTTTCTATCTTTGAGAGAATTTTAGGAAATAATTCTAATTTTATTGCAAGAGGAAATATAAATGGAAGTCTAAAATTGGGAGTTAAGAAAGGCTTGATAAGGTGTAATGGTGGTTTATTGCTTAATAACTTAACTCTGATGGGAGGGCCTCTAAGTGATACATTGTCTACAAATAATTCAAAAATAGAATGTGATAAAAATAAGCTTAAGTTAATTGATTCTAATTGGAATTATGGATATTGGGATATATCTAATTCATCTGAAATACCATTCTATAAAAAAGATAAAACTTATATAAATTCTGAAACTACTATTAAAATTAAAGATTTTGATCATAAACCACTTTCTTTAAAATTAAAATTACCAATCTCAGTAGTTGACAGACAATTTATTCCTGGGGAACTTAATGCTAATTTTAATTTAGAATCTTTTCCTTTAGGTGCTTTAAATCCAATACTAAATGCATCATTATCAGGGAAATTAAATACAAAAGGTGATTTTCAGGGTCCTTTATCTTCTCTGAACTCTACTATTAACCTTTCCTTGGAAAATCCACAAGTTAATGGTATTCGATTAAGGGAAAAATGGAGAGGTTCTTTTACTCGAATTCCAAGTGAAAAGAAGTGGGGGAGTTTGAGAATGAAATCAGAAGGTGCTTCTATCCCAGCTAATCTTCAAATTAACTTTAATAAGGATGGTGATTTTAATGATTTAAATCTAAATAGATTAGGAGGTGAAATAAGTCTAAATCCTAAATCAAATGCTTTTGAATGGGAGGCTAATAAATTCAAATTAGATCGTGTAGAAGTGGCATTCCCGCCAGAGAAAAGTTTTAAACGAATCTTTGGGGAAGTTACAGGTAACGGATTATTTTCTCTTGACCCATTATTTCTTAATGGTGATTTGAGTTTAGATTATTTTAGATTGTTAGGTTTCAAATTAAAAAATGCAAGTATTAAAGGTCAAATTAAAAATTCAGAAACTAATTTAACAGGTGAATTAATACCATCTGAAAATGGAAAGATTAAATTTGATATTAATAATGGCTCCGAATTTTCTTTGTTAGCTCAAGTGAAGGATGTAAGCGCTAGTTGGATTACTGCTACAGCTTTAGAGTTTCCTAAATTAGGATTGAAATATTCAGATGCAATTGGGAAGGCTGAAGATTTAGAAAAATTTATAATTGGTTATCCAATTAGTTCTATAGATTCTCAGTTCGAAGCTTTAACTAGGTCTCAAGATTCATATAGAGAAGAGATTTCTAAGGTAAATAGTGAGAGCATTATTAATCCTTATGATCTAAAGGGGGATATTAATGCTGATATTAAATTAAGTGGTCCAAACCTATCTGATTTAAATTTAGAAGCAAAAGCTTTTGGTAAGGTTTGGACAAATAAATTAAAGATTATAAATTCTAATAAAATCAGACCCTTTAAGGTAACTTTTAATGGGAACCTAGCTTCAGGTCTGGGAGATTTTTCTTTACTTAATTTAAATTTTTCATTATTATCTCTAGTTGCGCCAATACCTTCAGCGGTTGATGGGTATTTTGGTTTAAAAGGTAAATATAGTTTAGCTAATTCAACTCCACAAGTTACAGCAGATTTAATTATTAAAGATACAGTAATTTATAACAGAAAGATTATTTTAGATAATGGAAATATTATATTTAAAGACAATAATCTCGAATTTGATATCACTCTAAGGGATAAATCTTCGGCAAATCCTGTTAAGTTAGGTGGAACCTACCCATTAATTAGTTCTTATCCTATTGATCTAAAGATCGAAAGTCATGGAGATGGGTTAGCGTTCTTGACTGGGCTAACGAAAGGGAATGTCTCTTGGACCTCAGGGACAGCTGATCTAAGCTTGTTGATTAGAGGAACCCCTGCGAAACCGGTTGCTAATGGTTTTTTGGTTTTAAAAAACAGTGAGCTACTTTTTCAAGATAAAGAAATTAATAATTTGAATAGCACAATAGTTTTTGATTTTAATCGAATTGAAATCCGTGATCTAAAAGCAAATATGGGGGCTAACGGCATTATTAGCAGTCAAGGTGGAATTTCGTTGTTTGATTCTCAATTAAGTGAAAGCGAGCCATTGGCTCTTTCGATAGAAAAAACACGTATTAAGACGGCATTTACTGACATCAGAGCTTCGTCTAGCCTTGTTGTTAAGGGATCTATTTTGAAACCTCAATTATCAGGTGAAGTCTTTATCTCAGAAGGTTCGATTTTTGCTAAAAGGGCTAAAAATCCAAGTAAGACTTCATCTGAAAAATCGGATCGTTATCAAGATTCTAAGGTCAGAATAATTCGTAGATTACCAGAACAAAACTGGAACCAGAAAGAACCTCTGGTTTTATTTATTCAAGATGAAGATGCACCTGCAAGTCGAATAGTTAGTGCTGGTTTGCCTAATGGATTTGAATCACTAACCTTTGATAATTTAAAGCTCGCACTTGGCCCTTCATTGCGATTAGTTTCTCAACCCTTGGCAAGCTTTGAAACAAATGGATTCCTTATCTTGAATGGCGCTTTTGACGAGACCCTTGATGTTAGTGGAGTTATTAAACTTGATAGTGGCTACGTTAATCTCTTTACGACTACTTTTAATCTAGATCAAAGTGAACCAAATGTAGCCGTATTTGTACCATCTATGGGCTTGGTTCCATATATTGATGTGACTCTGAATAGCCGCGTTCCAGATAATGTTAGAGACGTAAGTAATTTTTCCTCTAATGGCATGGCATCATTTGGTATTGGAGGATCTCGTTTCGTAAATGTTGAAGTGGCGGCTTCTGGACCTGCAGATCGCATTAGTGAAAATTTTCAATTGAGAAGTACTCCATCTTTGGGAAGAAGTGAGTTGATAGGACTTTTAGGAGGTAATTCTCTTGCAAATCTAATAAGTAGTGGAGGCAATGGTGATGTACTTGCGAGCTTTTTGAATAGATCTTTTGCTTCGTATCTTCAAGGCAATATCAATGGTTTTTTGAGTGATAGGCTTCAAATATCATTGTATCCGGCATATATAAATGGATCAGATTCAGAGGATGATACTAGTGATAGTAGTTCTTCAAGTGCTGACCAGGAAGATACTAATCTACCTGGTCAACAGGCATGGGTGACCGAAATAGGAGTTGATCTTAACGATAAAATTAATTTCTCAGTTCAGGCTGCTCCTAACCGAAAAGATATTCCACCGAAAGGAAATATTACTTTTCAAATGAATCCCAACGTAGGTCTACTAGGCTCGTTTGATAAGAATGGGAATTGGCAAAGTCAACTCCAACTCTATTTTAGATATTAAATAATGAATAGTTAAAAAAAATGATCTACTTAAAAAATGCTCAGTTAGATAGATTTTTATCTTCTTTTATTGCTTGATTAGCCATTAAAGGAATATTTTAAAGATAGTAAAAATTATCTTTGATTAAATAGTTGATCTAAATCAAATGAGTACAAACTTTTCAGTTCCTGAGCCTACCCCCCAGCTAGTAAAAGTAGCCGAGAGTGCAAAAGAGGCTTCTATTTCGCTTGGTCAATCCACAAACAAACAACGGTGTGAGGCTTTGACTGAAATGGCAAATGCTTTGAATGATAATGCTGATGAAATATTAAAAGCAAATGTTCAAGACCTTGAAAGGTCAGAAAAAGAAGGGTTGAATAAGTCACTTCTATCAAGACTTCAGTTAACAAAAACTAAACTCAAAGGATGCATAGACGGAGTCCTCAAAGTTTCAAATCTTGCAGATCCAATAGGTAAAAGACAACTTCATAGGGAATTGAATGAAAACCTTATTCTTGAGAGAGTGACAGTTCCATTAGGAGTCTTAGGAGTGATATTTGAGTCGAGACCAGATGCATTAATACAAATAGCGTCTCTTGCTGTTCGTTCTGGTAATGGAGCGTTATTAAAAGGAGGAAGTGAGGCAAAAGACACAAATCAAGCAATAATGGATTCTCTTGATAAAGGATTAAGAAAAGCAAATGTGGGTTCTGGGGCGTTGTCTTTGCTTACCACACGTCAAGAAAGTCTAGGCTTACTACGTTTAGATAAGTTTGTAAATTTGATAATACCTAGAGGTAGCAATGAGTTGGTTCAATTTATTCAAGAAAATACTCGTATCCCTGTCTTAGGGCACGCTGATGGAATTTGCCATTTATATGTGGATAATTCTGTAGATATTGATAAGGCTATAAGCATAGCTTTAGATAGTAAGATTCAATATCCTGCTGCTTGTAACGCAATTGAGACATTATTAATTCATGAAGATATTGCCGAGATGTTTTTGAAGAAAGGCTTGCCAATTTTTTCAAGTGAAGGAGTTACTCTAAAGGGAGATACAAAGAGTCAAGCTTTAGGGGTAAAAAATAAGGCTGATGAATCAGACTGGTCTAAAGAATATCTTGATTTAATTCTTTCAATAAAAATTGTTCGTAATGTAAACGAAGCTATTGAACATATTCGTAAATATAGCTCTCGACATACAGAGGCAATAGTTACTGAAGACAAGATGGTTGCTGAAAAATTTTTAAGTTCGGTTGATAGTGCAGGTGTTTATCATAATTGCTCTACTCGTTTTGCAGATGGTTTCCGATATGGGTTTGGAGCTGAAGTTGGTATAAGCACACAGACTCTTCCACCAAGAGGACCAGTTGGATTGGAAGGCTTAGTTACCTATCGCTATTATCTCAGAGGTGATGGTGATCTCGTTAAGGACTTCGCTTCTGGAGATAGAAGTTTTTCTCATATTGATCTACCATTATGAGTCAACTTCATAATTTAAGCGCAATTCATATCAAAGATATTAATCTATGGGCTCATGTAGGTGTTTTAGAAAGTGAGCGAATACATGGTCAAAGATTTCTTCTTGACCTCAGTTTTTGGTTGGAATTGGATGAGTCATCCAAGCTTGATAAATTAGATAAATCAATAGATTATAGCGAGGCAGTTAAAGCTGTTAAAAAACTTTCATTTGAAATCAAATGCTTAACGATTGAATATTTTAGTGATCAAATTTTGAATCTTCTTGAGTCTCTATATGGTCCAGTGCCAATTCATATTCTGCTGACAAAATGCTCTCCACCAATAGATGGATTTACTGGAAGTGTTCTAATCGAAAAAAAGAGAAATTTCTTATTTCCTATTAATTAATTGTATATAAACAAAAGACCAATTTTTCTTGTTCATGGTTTGTGGAACAATCCTAAATTATTTGAAAAATTAATTAAAAAAATAAACGAAGATGATTATGAATTGTATAGACCACATTTGCCACACAAATATGGAAAGACCTCCCTTAAGCGTTTAGCTCTAGATCTTGATTCTAAGATTGAAGAACTGGTGGGTCCTGAAATCGAAATTGATATTGTTGGTTTTTCAATGGGTGGATTAATAAGCAGGTTTTGGTTACAAAATCATGATGGTTTTTTAAGAACTAAACGTTTTTTTAGTATTGGTACGCCTCATTTTGGTACTTACACAGCTCAAATGATCCCTTCATTTTTGATGCCAGGTATTGCTGAGATGAAAAGAGGAAGTCGTTTATTATCTCTATTAAATAATGACTTGACTTCCTTAGAAAAGGTCGAATGTACTAGCTTTTTTACAAAATGGGATTTGATGTCATTCCCAGGCTGGCAGGCAAAACTTTCTATTGGTGAGTCTTATCACTTACCTGTGTTGACACATAAAGAATTGATAACAAATTCTAGCTCTCTTGATATTTTGGTCAAAAAGATTTTTAAAAATAGCTAATTAAGACCACTATGTCTTATTAGTGCTTCAGTAGAGGGAAGTCTTCCTCTAAATTGTTTGAAAACCTTATTGGGTGAACGACTACCACCAAGACTAAGAATTGAATCTCGATATTTTTTACCAATCTTTCTTACTTCATCCTGATTAGCAAGGCCTGCCTCTTCAAAAGCGGCAAAGGCGTCAGAACTGAGTACCTCAGCCCATTTGTAAGAGTAGTATCCAGCAGCATAGCCACCAGCAAAAATATGACTGAAGGCACAGAGAAATTGATCTTCTGGAATAGGCTCCATTACTGTTGTATTTTTTGCGATTTCTCGTCGAAACTCATCTGGGGAAATTTCTAAATCTTCATTCCATTGACTATGGAGTTTTAGATCAGTAAGAGCAAAATGTATTTGCCTTAAAGTCGCTAGCCCAGAATTAAATGTTCTGCTTTGCCTTAATTTATTGATTTCAGATTCTGGTAATGGTTCTTTCGTCTTCCAATGTATTGCTATTTCAGAAATTGTTTGATCCTCCAAGCACCAATTTTCCATGAATTGGCTTGCTAATTCGACAGCATCCCATTCGACGTTATTAATACCGGCTGCTTGAGGGTAATTTATAGTTGTCAGCATATGTTGTAGTCCATGCCCAAATTCATGAAAGAGAGTTTCTACTTCTTCGAAACTCATAAGACTGGGTTTGTTAGCAATTGGAGGAGTTTGATTGCAGACTAAATAGGCTACTGGGAGAACAATATCATCTTTTGTTTTTTGATTTCGGCACAAACATTCATCCATCCAGGCCCCTCCTCTTTTTGTCGCAGGACGACTGAATGGATCTAGATAAAAAGATGCAATTTTTTGGCCATCTATATTTTTAACATTGAAGAAACGAACATCTTCATGCCATAAAGGAGCTGTATTAATTGCTTCTTCAATGTCAATTTCAAAAAGTCTTTTGCACAGATTGAATAGACCATCAAGAACTTGATCTAGAGGAAACCATGGCCTGAGTTTCTCTTGGTCAAGATCGTATTTCTCTTTGCGAAGAACTTCGGACCAAAAACTTATATCCCATGGAGATAGCTCAAAATCTTCGTTTTCTCCATTTCTTTTGGCACACTCACGAAGATGTATTACTTCTTTTTCGGCATGATGTATTGCTGCTATTCGTAATTCTTCTAGTAACATCTCAACAGCTTCTTCATTGTCCGCCATCTTTGTGGCTAAACTAATTTCACACCAATTTTTATATCCTAATAGTTTTGCCTGTTTGTTTCTGAGATCTAGAATTTCTTCGATTATTTTTTTATTATTAATCTTTCCATCGCTAGCTCTACTTACAAAAGCTCTGTAGACTTTCTCTCTAATACGTCTATTTTTTGCATAGGTTTGAAAAGGAATGTACCTAGGCAAATCTAACCCAACTCTCCATGGTCCAATTGCTGATGACGGGTCATTACCTTCTTCATCTTTGTCACCAGCTTCCTTTGCCGCAAGAGCCAATGTTTCAAGTGCTCTTTCAGGAAGCCCCTCGACTTCTGATTTGTTTTTTAATAAAAGGCTCCAATTCTTAGTAGCATCTAATACGTTGTTACTAAATGTCGTTGACAATTCGGCTAGTCGCTCACTACGAGAATTAAATAGTGTTTTTTCATCAGCTTCTAGACCGATCCCTTTGTTTTTCATGGTTATGAGTTCTGTCTCAAGTATTCTTATTTGTGTTTCGTCCTTTATATTTCCATGCTCTTTTAAATTTAAGAGCGCCTTAAAAATGACCTCGTTTTGAGCGAGCTGATTGCTAAATCTAACGATTGTAGGTTGCTGATTTGAATGAACTGCACGTAATTCAGTGGAATTGCATACTGCATTCAGATGACTTACAACCCCCCAACTCCACCTAAGCTTTTCACCTATTTCATAAAGCTGAGGCATTACATCATCCCAACTAAGTGAGCTTTTAGTTTGTAATTGTTTTTCGAGTTGTACTTCTAGTTTATCTAATTTTTCATTTAGTTCTTTTATAAGCTTGGGTATATTTTCAGTGATCTCGTTAGGGGTGATTTTATCGTAATCAGGAAGGCCTTCACCTTTTAATAGAGCTGTTGGCTTTATTGAAGTCATTTTTAAGATTCAAAAACTAACTGATTGGTACAAGGTTATTGGTAATTAATGATTGTGCGAGAGCATTTGTTGATACCTCATATAAATCAATAGCTATTCTTGGCCAAAAACCTATTACTAATGTAGGAACTAAGAGGCTTAAACCTATTGAAAGCTCTCTAGCATCCATTTCTTTCACTATGGATAATGCAGGGATCCTAGGGCCAAAAAATACTCTTCTACACATTGAAAGAAGGTAGATAGGAGTTAAAACCAGTCCGATAGCTGCTAAAAGAATTGTTATTGCTCTAAATAAAGAAGTGAATCCTTCTTGACTAGTGATGCCTAGAAAAACTGTGATTTCACTTATAAATCCACTCATCCCTGGTAAGGCAAGTGACGCTAAAGAACTGGCCAAGAAGAATGCGAAAGTAATTGGTAAAGCCTTTGCTAAACCGCCCATGTTAGGGATTGAAAGAGTATTGGTTCTTTCATAAAAACTTCCAGTAACAAAAAACATTGCGGCAGCAATCAGTCCATGGCTAATCATTTGGAGCATCGCTCCACTGATTCCAAGTGCATTAATTGCGCCAATTCCAACAAGAACAAAACCCATGTGACTTACAGAACTGCAAGCGATGCGCCTTTTTACATTGTCTTGTGCAAAAGCATTTAGAGCTCCATAAATAATATTTACTATCCCAATGATGATTAGAGCTGGAGCAAGTATTAAATGAGTATCAGGTAAAATTTGGACATTAAATCTTATAAGAGCGTAACCTCCCATTTTTAATAAAACACCAGCTAATAACATAGAAACCGGTGCATTTGCTTCCCCATGAGCATCGGGAAGCCAGGTATGAAGTGGAAAGATAGGAAGCTTTACT from the Prochlorococcus marinus str. NATL2A genome contains:
- a CDS encoding NAD(P)H-quinone oxidoreductase subunit 4, translated to MDANLPMSIDSQTVFPWLSLIVLLPIVGALIMPFLPTQESKNSNLPRNIALVILLADFLIVVLALANLFDPNSESLQLVERLQWLPSIGLEWSLGVDGISAPLVVLSGLITFLSAAASWKVKQKTRLYFALLLIQASAQALVFLSQDFLLFFLAWELELVPVYLLIAIWGGKRKLYAATKFILYTALASLLILISGLALALSGDQFTFNLSEIAAKSFTGNFGIFCYLGFLIGFGVKLPIFPLHTWLPDAHGEANAPVSMLLAGVLLKMGGYALIRFNVQILPDTHLILAPALIIIGIVNIIYGALNAFAQDNVKRRIACSSVSHMGFVLVGIGAINALGISGAMLQMISHGLIAAAMFFVTGSFYERTNTLSIPNMGGLAKALPITFAFFLASSLASLALPGMSGFISEITVFLGITSQEGFTSLFRAITILLAAIGLVLTPIYLLSMCRRVFFGPRIPALSIVKEMDARELSIGLSLLVPTLVIGFWPRIAIDLYEVSTNALAQSLITNNLVPIS